A stretch of Bacillus pseudomycoides DNA encodes these proteins:
- a CDS encoding flagellar motor protein: MTESSLIFWGILIFIGLAFDQYNSKKKEKTNK, translated from the coding sequence GTGACAGAAAGTAGCTTGATTTTTTGGGGGATACTTATTTTTATCGGTCTAGCTTTTGATCAATATAATAGTAAGAAAAAGGAGAAAACAAATAAGTAA